The sequence AAGGGTGATGATAATGTAAAAACGAGTAGGAAAAAACGAGAAACTGAAGAACGAGGTGGCATTGTTGGTATTTTAAATCTAGCTTTACCGAAACTTAGAATTCAGTCGGATACAAAGGCTGAAAGTGAGGCTATTATTAAACAAACACAGGAAATATTTCAGAAACAAGGGGCGAAAACTAGCACGTTTTATACGTCACAACGTATTGATATTGTAAGACCGATGATTGAAGCTGTAGGTTGGCCTTTGCTTGCTACGTTTTCTGTTATGATGGAGGAAAAGGAAAATAAGGAACGAGTGGTTCTCTGTATGGAAGGTTTTAAAGCAGGGATTTATATTACACATGTCCTAAGAATGGATACCATGCGATATGCTTTTTTGACATCGTTGGTCAGGTATGTTCCTGTTTTGTCTCATACTTTTAGTTGGTTTTCGATTCAGTACTAGTGCATTATCTTTTTTATGATATATAAAAGGTTTTTGAATAAATAGGTCCTGATTATAGTTATATGATTATTCAAGTACCGTCTGATAAGTTTTAAAAAACCAGTATATTACTAGTTGCAAAAAAACATAGTCATTGGTTGTGCTAGTATtaatttccaaaagaaaatttgttgGTATTGGTATGCCTAaaacatacaacaacaacaacaatacccaattccactagaGTGGAGTATGCCTAAAACATATACCTTAAAGAAAATTTATTTatacatattaataaattaaaGGTGAAGATAAGAAGAGATTACAAGCATGTAAGGTTGCAAAAAACGCTACTCGGGAAATACTCGGTTGGGACTTTTTAAGTAGTACTCGGCAACTCGggaagtactcggatgttgaccaagtttaacTATGACCatttttgaccaattttgaccgagTTTTggcaaattttgactaattttccgAGTAATCCTTAGTTTTGGTCTAGTTTTGACCGATTTTTCGAGTAATCCTGAGTTTTTGGCCTAGTTTGACTGGATTttgaccgagtactccccgagttgcaaAGACCGAGTACTCACCGAGTAATTCCGAGTCCTTCAACACTCCATGCATGAGGTATAGAACGGTTAATCTCCATAATCTTATACATTATCTTTTTTTAACGTAGTATATTTATTATAAATTTGCTGACCCAACGCAATTATAAAAAGAATGTAATGAGCATTTGAAATTGTTGTCTATTTTTGAAGATTCACAATGTTACATGCACCAAAAGATATGCTTAGTAAAAACGTTGAGGCCTTACGGACTCTGCTGAATCTATGTGACTCTGAACCAAACACGCTTCAAGATACATGGAATGCTGTTTTAGAGTGCGTATCTCGACTAGAATATATTACATCTACTCCTCCTATGGCCGCTGCTATAATGCATGGAGCTAACCAAAATGCTAGGGAATCGGTTATTCAATCTCTTAAAGAGTTGGTCGGGAAACCGTGTAACCAGGTTTTTTCAAACAGTGTTAAACTTCCGAGTGAATCAGTGGTGGAATTTTTTACTGCTTTATGTAACATATCGGCTGAAGAATTAAAGCAAATACCAGCTCGTGTTTATAGCTTGCAAAAACTTGTGGAGATTAGTTACCTTAATATGGCACGTATACGCATGGTAATGCTCCCTTTAACCCATTTAAGGTACCAAAATGGGCGGGTTGGGTATTGTTTCAAAACGGGTTAGGTTGAGTTGACGTGCATACACTTTTTTTCCAATTTAAAACACAAAACCTATATAATGTTTGGAATtgattgttttattttatatcggCCTATTGCTTATTTTTTTAAGCAGATAGACATATCCGAACACCTTTCTAAGCATGCTTATCTgcttatttaataaatattaacacTTAAAAGTAACATTAGCGTCtgcatatttttttaatattagaTAAGTCCTTTCAAATAAGCAATCCCAAACACCACCTCGATTCTTGAGATATGATCGCTAGTTTGCAGCTTTTGGTTTTGGGTATAAGGACAATGTTGGCTCTTACTAGGGCTATGATGTTGTATGTATTTTCAATGGTAGTATGCCTGGCAAACGGGCCGGGATGGGTCAAGACGGAACGTGTTTGGGTTAAAACAGGTCATGGGTCAAACGGGCCAGGTCTAAATGGGTCGGGTCATGTCGAAATGGGTTGGATCGGGTCTAAACTTTATAGTgaccaaaaatatgtatatatgcagGTATGGGCTAGAATATGGTCCGTCCTTGCTAATCATTTCACAACTGCTGGAAGCCATTCTAACGAGAAGATTGCGATGTATGCCATAGATTCTTTAAGACAACTCGGCATTAAATACTTGGAGCGGGCCGAACTTGCTAGTTTGACTTTTCAAAATGATATCTTGAAACCATTTGTTATTCTAATGCGAAATGGACGAAGTGAATCCATTCGGAAATTAATTGTTGATTGTATCATTCAGGTATGTTTTACATTATGTATGTATATGCACTATGCATTTAATTACACTAAAAACAAGTTTATTTTGACTCTGGAGATCCAACTGACTATTATTTCAGTAACTTCTTACAAGAAAAAGTAACTTCATTAACCGATACTTCGATCTGTAATAGATGACAAGATCAAAAGTTGGAAGCATTAAATCTGGTTGGCGAAGCGTCTTTATGGTTTTTACAGCTGCTGCTAATGATCATTTGGAATCGATTGTTGAAAATGCTTTTGAGAATGTAGAACAAGGTTTTGATTAACTTACTGCTTCATTTTCATTTACATTTACATTATTGATTGATGTTTTATTCCTTTCATCCCTTGAAAATTTTATAGACTCTAATAAACTTTATCATGGTTTTTTAACGATCGGAAAATAAGTAGATATATTGCAATATTCATGAGACATAACAAGTGATATTCATGGGACAGGACGATTCATATTACTCTGTATAAGAATTAGCAAAATGCTTGTCTGCCTATTTTAAATGATTCTTTATGTTGTGTCTAACTTTTTAAAAATTGGCAGTTGTACTAGAGCACTTTGATCAAGTCGTTGGCGACTGTTTTATGGACTGTGTCAGTTGCCTAATAAGTTTTGCCAACAGTAAAAGTTCTCACCGGATTAGTTTAAAAGCCATTGCACTCCTTCGCATATGTGAGGATCGACTTGCAGAGGTTTGTATTTTTTAGAGGTGGCAACTTCAACCCATTTACTAGTGATTTGATCTATTTGGGTTGCGTTTTATCTCAAACGGGTCTAATATGTAAATTTAAAACTACGCTTATAAGGGAACCCATCAAACAGGTTGTGTGTCACACGAAGTCTATTAATAAGTGCTTACAACCCTCTATTATATTCAAAAATTTACTTTTACATTTATTTTGTAATAACTATAATGCATGCTACATTTACTTACAAAAACATTCAAAAAGATGGACCATATGTGTCTACGGATCACCAAGCCCATTTTGACTGTCCTATTATTATAGAGTTAATTATGTTTATTTCTGTATGGAGACAAACTTAATGTGTCTATTTTAGGGACTCATACCCGGTGGTAGGTTAAAACCCATTAACGCGAATGCAGATACATCGTTTGATGTTACTGAGCATTATTGGTTCCCGATGCTGGCTGGTTTGTCTGACCTTACGTCAGATCCACGAGCTGAGGTCAGCAAGTGTGCACTTGAGGTTTTGTTTGATTTATTGAACGAAAGAGGAAGTCATTTCACTCCAAGATTTTGGGAAATTATATTCCACCAAGTTTTGTTTCCTATTTTTGATCACGTGAGGCAAGCAGGAAAAGAAACTACACCTTCTACCAATGGCTGGCTTCGTGAAACTAGCGTTCATTCGCTACAACTTTTATGCGACCTTTTTAACTCGTTTTACAAGGTAACATGTCTCTAATATGATTATCCAACACACGCACGCGCGCACCCACACACACTAAAAGTGGCCGTTCATGTTATGTTTTGACTTCAATGGCTCAAACGAGTAAATTCTGAAAAGTGAGCTTAAAACAGTAGGTGTCCAATTGGTTTACAGTCACCCAATGTGTATTTCTAAGTCCTTTCAATTATTTTATTCAACTCTTAAAATGTTACTGTAAATATTTTAATCATATTTGGCACACTAACTATTATAAAAAATTAATGATACCGGAATAAGGTTCTTCGGGTCAACTTTTTCAACTGTACTTTTTTGACTCGTTGCAGGAGGTGTACTTCATGCTGTCTCCATTGCTAAACTTACTAATAGATTGTGCCAAAAAGACAGACCAAACGGTGGTTTCAATATCAATTGGTGCGCTCGTTCATCTTATAGAAATTGGAGGAAACCAATTCATAGTTTCTGACTGGGACACCTTGTTAAAGAGCATAAGGTACTTTAGTTCATTTGAAACAGAATTTGAAGAATTGTCAATCATCACTCTTTTTAATCAGATTGCGTAAGTGTGCTTATGTGTAATGACGTAATAGGGATGCTTCTTACACCACTCAACCCCTCGAGCTACTCAATGCTTTGAGCTACGATAACTCAGAGATTCAGTCATTTATGGGTGGAGACTTACAAGTTCAAGAAGATAATAGTCCCTCAGCTACGTCTACTGCTGGTGAGCcactttatatgtatatatatacacacacacgcacacaccatatatgttatatgtatacttCCTTATAGTTAAAAACGATATTGTTTGTTTTACTTTTGAATTCAACCGAACTGATTTCCTCTCTTATATTTGTCTTGAACTTTATATGctttttatgaaaaatataaaaccgagttaaaattCCAAATGGTGGGAGAATAAGTGATTAACAGaactttaatttttttaaaataatcAATGCGCTTTCACAGATCAAAATCTATTGATGGTCTCGAAAGACAAACAAGAAGATGACTCATTAACAGATCCACAGGAATCGGAAGGTTATATTTAATCTTTAACAGCATTTGATTATTTTACGCTGATATTATACTTGTCACCTGAGGTTAATCAtcttaaaaattcatcattttgaataTGAAACATGTAAGAAATAAAGCTGCTGACTTACAATTATTTGCAGTTCAAACTCCATTATCAGAAAATGCTGGTCAAACTCTTTTTCCAGAAAATGCAGAGAAATCTTCCAAAGGACCAAGTTTGCAACGGAGTCAAACAATAGGTCAAAGACTCATGGGAAACATGAGGGATAACGTTCTCGTTAGAAGTTTTACGGCTAAACCTAAAAACCTTACTTTAGATCCCATTATACCACCATCTTCCACATCTAAGGTCGTACCTTCTTCCTATTATTTCATTTTTTCTGTTAATATTGTTTAATGATTAAATATGTGTCATGACTTTAATCATCTTTTTTGTTCTAATGTACAGTCTACTGACGAGGAGCCTGAATCCGAAGATGCAGTAGAAAGTCCATACATGGGTACAATAAGGAGCAAATGTATTACTCAATTGCTACTATTAGGAGCCCTTGATATTATCCAGGTAACGCCAAATGGGCTggttgggtaatgggtcaaaatggcactcaTGAAACTCTCCAAACTTATTGATGGCTTGCTAAACATGCAGAAAAAATATTGGAGCAAGTTGAAGGGGCATCAAAAGATCACCATTCTTGAAATTTTGTTCTCCATGTTAGAGTTTGCAGCATCCTTTAACTCGTATGCTAATCTCAGAATACGGATGCAACATGTGCCTCCTGAAAGGTTGACTACATGCACATTTGAATTGATATTATTGTTGCATTTAAAATTTCACACACCATTTAAATTTGAACAAAAAAGTTTTTTGGGTCAACCCAACCCGTTTGGACCCATATATATAAAAATTACCTTTTTTGACCTGTCTAAACTACTCAATATCCCACCTTTACTATATTATGTGATTAGACATTTGGCCTTTGACTAATGGTAAAACGCTTTTCTTAAACTAGAGTCAAACAATGCTATATACATGGGAAGGATTCAGATGCTATACAGAAGACAATCGACCTTATCGTTCTGACACAAACTAGTTTATCTTCATTCAGGCCACCAATTAATCTTCTTCGTCAGGAATTTACTGGAGCTTGCATTTACTTAGAAGCATTACACAAGACAACAACTTCTGTAAGTAATCCGAACCAAAACGGAACAAGTGATTTacttgattatgatgatgaagatgatcacAAAGTTAAAACGGATGCTGAAGAAAAGCTTGCATCTTTTTGTGGCCAAGTACTAAAAGAGGCATCCGATTTTCAAACGGATATCGGAGAAAGTAGTAATATGGAGATTCATCAAGTTCTTGAACTTCGTTCCCCCATTGTCGTCAAGGTATTGATTCCTACATGTTGAAACTTTTTATGCAATTTTGGGAAGTAAAGAAagagttgattaagttatgttgcAACGTTTAAAGCTAATTTTCTAAATCAGATAATCAGAAGCAGAATCTATGCGAACAAAAAGTAACACTAATTGTTGTGACgaaaattactatatttattatcaCGTGCAGATTCAAACACCTCCTTAGACCACTTCCTTTCTGATGGTCAAATGAGGGATTTATTTACTTTAAACTTTATTAATAACGAGTAACGTTTTTTTGGTGAGTATGGGTTTTAGGTGCTGAAGGGTATGTGCTCAATGGACAACCACATATTCAGAAAACATCTCAGAAGTTTCTACCCTTTGATAACCAAGCTCGTATGCTGCGATCAGGTGAACTTGTGTTTATGATTGATGATATTTTTGTTGTTGATATTTTTGTGTGGTTCTTCTGAGTTACTTGATGAAACACTTCAATTAATGTATGTTGACTATGGGTTTGTTTTGTGTATAACAATCGTTGTTTACAGATGGATGTTCGTTGTGCTCTAGCTGATCTTTTCAGCATGCAGTTACAGGGATTGCTGCATTAATTAGGAATACTTATTTGAACACTTTTATTATCTAGTCTTTCAGCACATATTATATAACACATAGTTTATGAGCTCTCAGAAGTGAAGACATACCATCTATTTGAGCATTGTGAGTCATTTTTAAAACGGCTGAATTTTATTTTTTACTTATTATGTATTCGACAAGCACATAGAATTTGTATTCATGAAAAAACTTCAGTAGAGTTGAGTTTTGGTTAATGAGGATAGGTCAAGTACTTTATATATCTCCTAATATGatatggatttttttttttttttttttttttttttgaaatagttGTTTTTATGAGTAAATTAACAGAAATAGTAAACTTGAATTTTTTTTTCTCCATATCGCGAATCCAGTCAGTAAAAAAGTGCACTTTTAACATGGTATATTTATTTATACCTCATACACCACCTCTTTACAATTACTTAACATCTACAACCCACGTTATAATTGGACTTGACAATTTTTCATTGACGTCCGAGTTCCGTTATGGTCGGAGAATGATCGAAATATATGACCGGAGAATAATTGATGCAGGAGGTAAGAAAGAAGAGAGGTGGTAAAAAAGTGAAAGGGGTAAACCCTTATTTATAGGAAACTAGGTTGGTGTGCCCCCGCCTATGGTCTATAATCGGATTCGTACACGTGTATTAAAGACATTATGTCTTAGCCGTTTGATGAACATCATTGCAAAGTTACCGTTGTAACTTTGAGTGGATCTTGATGTAATCATTGGGAATTACAGACGACATGACCCTTGATTTGACAGTTATCACTTGTCAGAGACATTTGATGCACGTACTTTTGAGTTTTGAAGTAATGATTATGAAGTTTGGTCACGTACAATTTTAGTTTTGCACATAATCAAACCGGGGGGCTTAATGACGTATGTCACGCCATGTCCGGTCACGTGCAATGCATGACGTATAAGCTCTGTTTTGCATATAACATTGAGGAGTAAATCATTGTTTAAAATGGCATGAGGAAAAGTTATAAAAAAACCTTACGTtgtttaacaccccgccaaatttacatctgacggcgcgttaatccaggtcccacagttaacagttacgctctctatatgagacgtttaaagcaatcgcatttaattttattaaaagttgtcTTTCAAAAACATTAGTCAATAATccaaaaatagaaacactgttgtgatcgtaaccacaagccaacagtatttaaacagttataaaagtttaaatacgaaagtaaataatgttctttaaatcaaatgctgactccacggctagacatgcagcaaacacagcggaagtctacctcttaaggacctgagaataaaaacacgcaaaagCAGGTCaaaaaataatgttggtgaatctacagattTAAAGTtaagtaacagtatctgaaaaacagttatcagaaaaatagtttagtttccttgtccacgagattttacaagtacaacaccaagttgcaaaacgtttgcataatatatgtgaaggtatttcgtatgcccgagcgacatattaaattaatgtggctaatatgttatgatccaagtcgggtcatactcaataacaaacttaccgacaccttaaacgtatttaatcttgacgattggctcgttaaataaatacgcgacacttgaactttagaaaatcgattttctaaaatattatcacttgaaataaattatttggataatttatatttaattatttataggtttaaataattatgttgtgttatattttataagttggtttataaaatatatataagtaacaaaagcaTGGTTTTATatattaacaagttttataaaatgcaagttttataaaaattaaaacccCACCCATGGTGGACTGCATTTGAAGGGACCAAGAAGGGACACACATGTAAGAATCTTGTTACTTTTGATAACACAACTTCACATGAGCATGGGGCATAGGAACCAAGACTTATGGGAGACTTAAGGCTCATGCAAAACATGATTTTTTAAGTGAAAAACACACTCCATTCTGCTGCTACACATTCTGTCCGAATTTTGGGAGAGCAAAAGGGGTGTTCTTGAGTTTATTGGAAGCTCATTTTAAGTgtcaaacaaatcctaaccaaaagctagggtgttggtgtcaagtttggggtataatcacttgaggtctcatccttttgaggcttgcattcatcatcatcttcttcaagctGCTGGCTGATTTCTTGGGTACAAAAAGAGcgggtttcaagcttggttaacTAGCTCATTAAGGTTATAAGGTCTAACCAAGTCAAGGGTGTGTTGGTGCAttatttcatcatcttcatcatcatccttcttgaccaaaacagccctcaattgctaattgaggaggtataaacactcttcctCTCTTGTTAttttgtaagcatatattcaaggcTTGATAATTCATAATGGAGTTgaatctaaaatggtttaacatatacacttgtttataaataacataatgcttccgcttgtcttaatattcataaaattggttttgtgattatataaacatatgaacttgttgttatgttgaattccatcaatggtatctagagccgaagtcttgaaatatgcttcgagatggtttttgaactcaccataactttgcattttatgtacatgcatgaaaatagaatgaaaaaattattggttttgggtgggttaaGGTTTAGGCCGAATTGTTGGGGGCTCCAAAATATGTtttggtttgccatttggttcatattttgttcatatgttgttgttcacaatcatagccaagaccttgtgattgaatgaatgtttgtttggttgatttgttaatttcaatatggttgtaattattcattcaattggtttgtaataatattcatttggttatgtaatttattttatatttagcatgtaaaatagattaggttgtattttcattttctagacaaaatgtattaggatatattttgtaacaagatgaagatgaatgaagatcacaaggaagaacacaagaagcatgtggatgaaaggttaagtgggaggttaaaacctcttactttgtattTTACCCATTGATCGGTGGCATtttattttcggctaaacaaaatgtctaccaaaaggcttgattgtgaacatttgttttgcatgcatggttgttttaatttcttgtatgattatggattgtgtatgttactacaacaagttatcacacaagttaacaacaagcaaaactacaatttaattggttaaattattaactatatgcaatgaacaaaactacaatttaattggttaaattgaaatgtcaaaagacgttaataaatggttattaagaactagaaacggattgcacatataaaatagtttatatcaaagtaataaaattggcattattacatgacatgaaaatggattttcataagtaccatacactaaatgcatgttggtgtatgacataaaagttttctcaaactagaaataacgaaaacttaaaatccctttaacaacaaggtaaacaagtttaacgccatcctattgtgtgacacttaggcgtattagggaactcatgatgggataaaggtcacctaaccgttatgagcagactaatatgattaaggtaaacttcgcatgcttgtgggataaaagtcacctaaccacttgtatgttaagtttgcacgtttacacaagtaggacgacttgatttggaaatcatgaacttagggttaccaaagcatgaggaacaaataggcgttgatgggataaatatgccatacaaacggattgtatgatcccatactctagaagttgcaaagggattgcaattgtcattttatgactacctagctacaTCAAATGAcggaataaaggtcacctaaccgaaatttagtttaccgttggattctataatttaataaatcaattggatcataaaagggtattgattattGAATTAGAAATCATTACTTAaacaaactttgttaaattttgtagatggccgccaataacaacaacaacgttCTAAACGTAccgataaactttaacaacctatcgttgaggtcaatcctcgaaaaggagaaactcaaccatactaactttatggattggtaccgcaatcttaggattgtcctcaaacttgaggataaagcgtatgtgttggaagaccccattcccgaccaacccGAGGACGACGATACcgagggcatggcttattgggataagtattgcaccgattcggtgcaagttttatGCCTCATGCTTGGAACTATGATCCCGgagctccaaaaggacttcgagcatcatagtgcctACGACATGATCACttagttgaaggagatgtttcttcaacaagctcgtgtcgagcgcttcgaaacggttcgagcgcttcatgcatgtcggatggacgactcccaatcggtttcatcttatgtccttaagatgaatagCCTTATTGATTGAGCGAACCATCTTAACTGTAACGTGTCTAaggaattagccacggaccttatcctcaattcattgtcaaagaggtttgacacattcgtgttgaattacaacatgaatggttgggataaaagcattgctGAATTACATGCAATGCTTAAGACGGTGGAattgagcatgggtaaaagggcttcacccatgctcatgatGAATGAAGGTGGGTCCAAGAACAATTCCACCTCTAAGCCAAAaggggctaagaggaaaggacccgcctaccaaggcaagggaaaggggaagatggttaccccaaccaacaacaagaagcaaaaggttactgctcgggcaaaccccaaggaagatccgtgcttcggttgcggtgagatgggttactggaaacgcaactgcccggtctaccttaaggagttgaaggaaaagagggatgcagggcaaacctcaggtaatgtatatatggtatacattgagcttagtattacttcttctaatacatgggtattagacacaggatatgGAACTCACATTtgaaattctttgcaggggttcaaaagaagtaagcaACAAGCGGGAATAACAAGTCTCtttatgggaaatggtgcaaaggtgcacctGGAAGCTCATGGAGattttgttttaaagctacaaactggatTGCAGCTTATTTTgaataatgttttgtatgcacctgatttaacacgaaacattatttctgtatcccgcttaagacaatgtggtttcaatcttaattttattaatgatgatatccgtgtttctttaaataatgtgttctattttaaggcttcgcctttgaatggtatttatgaattagttcatgataacacatcatacgatagctcaatataccatacaaacaccaagaaactcaaaatgaatttgagtgattcctacttatggcattgtcaccttggtcacataaacaagaaccgaatacatacacttcaaaagaatggacttttgaaatcaagtgagctgggctcgtttgatgtatgtgaatcttgtttacaaggcaaaatgactaaagcacctttcaaagggacctatgaaagggc comes from Rutidosis leptorrhynchoides isolate AG116_Rl617_1_P2 chromosome 4, CSIRO_AGI_Rlap_v1, whole genome shotgun sequence and encodes:
- the LOC139841729 gene encoding brefeldin A-inhibited guanine nucleotide-exchange protein 5-like, with the translated sequence MELCHSDVWTEKIEVYSDANESSESITKTLASAGQTLEGVELELVLNPLRLAFETKNPKFIELALDCIHKLIAYDHLEGDPGIENGQNVPLFTNMLNTICGCVDNNSPDSTILQVLKVLLTAVSSTKFRVHGEPLLGVIRVCYNIALNSKSPVNQATSKAMLTQMISIVFRRMDTNSVSSDGQPVNETSESSMIIEETLPSDKDDQMLTSTANNTSIAPLEELQNLAGGNDIKGLEAVLDKALQLEDDQKTSGVNSKSMSIADRDAVLVFRTLCKMAMKEDNDAVTSKTRILSLELLQALLEGVSHSFTKNFTFIDAVKAYLSYALLRACVSKSSTIFQYATGIFAVLLLRYREGLKIEIGIFFPLIVLRSLDSSEISVNLKLMVIRMLEKICKDPQMLIDLYVNYDCDLEAHNSFERMVTTLSKIAQGTHSLDPTSVNSTQNGTLKGSSLQCLVNVLKSLVDWEKLCREEKHNKDNQFIHEDGLDSDSEANNNNGSANSFEKLKAQKSTMEAAISEFNRHPERGIGFLTANRLVDNTPASVAQFLRNTSTLDKAMIGDYLGQHEEFPLAVMHAYVDSMKFYDMKFHTAIREFLKGFRLPGEAQKIDRIMEKFAERYCADNPGLFKSADTAYVLAYAVIMLNTDAHNPMVWPKMSKSDFVRMNATSDPEECIPKLLLEEIYDSIVKEEIKMKGDDNVKTSRKKRETEERGGIVGILNLALPKLRIQSDTKAESEAIIKQTQEIFQKQGAKTSTFYTSQRIDIVRPMIEAVGWPLLATFSVMMEEKENKERVVLCMEGFKAGIYITHVLRMDTMRYAFLTSLVRFTMLHAPKDMLSKNVEALRTLLNLCDSEPNTLQDTWNAVLECVSRLEYITSTPPMAAAIMHGANQNARESVIQSLKELVGKPCNQVFSNSVKLPSESVVEFFTALCNISAEELKQIPARVYSLQKLVEISYLNMARIRMVWARIWSVLANHFTTAGSHSNEKIAMYAIDSLRQLGIKYLERAELASLTFQNDILKPFVILMRNGRSESIRKLIVDCIIQMTRSKVGSIKSGWRSVFMVFTAAANDHLESIVENAFENVEQVVLEHFDQVVGDCFMDCVSCLISFANSKSSHRISLKAIALLRICEDRLAEGLIPGGRLKPINANADTSFDVTEHYWFPMLAGLSDLTSDPRAEVSKCALEVLFDLLNERGSHFTPRFWEIIFHQVLFPIFDHVRQAGKETTPSTNGWLRETSVHSLQLLCDLFNSFYKEVYFMLSPLLNLLIDCAKKTDQTVVSISIGALVHLIEIGGNQFIVSDWDTLLKSIRDASYTTQPLELLNALSYDNSEIQSFMGGDLQVQEDNSPSATSTADQNLLMVSKDKQEDDSLTDPQESEVQTPLSENAGQTLFPENAEKSSKGPSLQRSQTIGQRLMGNMRDNVLVRSFTAKPKNLTLDPIIPPSSTSKSTDEEPESEDAVESPYMGTIRSKCITQLLLLGALDIIQKKYWSKLKGHQKITILEILFSMLEFAASFNSYANLRIRMQHVPPERPPINLLRQEFTGACIYLEALHKTTTSVSNPNQNGTSDLLDYDDEDDHKVKTDAEEKLASFCGQVLKEASDFQTDIGESSNMEIHQVLELRSPIVVKVLKGMCSMDNHIFRKHLRSFYPLITKLVCCDQMDVRCALADLFSMQLQGLLH